GCATGTCCTTTAGCGTCGGGAGCCGATCATTTCTTACCTGCAGGTAAGAACCTCGTCGCAGACGTCGCTAAGCAAGCATCAGGACCTCAGGAAACTCCGCACTCAAAACAACAAGGAGAAGACTTCTCATGTCTACCACAGCCAATGCCCTGCCTGTCCGCGACGCACTGACCAGCTCGTACGAGCGCAGCTGGAGCGATCCAGCCTGGCAGGGTTACCTGCTGCTTCGGGTCGGCTTCACGGTCGCGCCCATCGTTTTCGGTCTCGACAAGTTCTTCAACGTCCTCGTCAGCTGGCCGCAGTATCTGGCTCCATGGATCGCCGGTCTGGTTCCCGGAGGAGCGACCGCAGCGATGAGCGTGGTCGGCATCGTCGAGATCGTTGCGGGCATCGTCGTCGCTCTGAAGCCTCGCTACGGCGGGTATCTCGTGGCGGCGTGGCTCGGCGGGATCATCTTCAATCTTCTGACCTATCCTGGATTCTACGACGTCGCGCTGCGCGACTTCGGCTTGCTGCTCGCAGCGTTGTGCCTCGCCCGGCTCGCGAGCGTGTACGACCCTACGGTTGCTGCCTCGAGGCGCGAGCTGCGATGATGCGGCCGCTGGCCGGTACTGTGGTGTCGGGTCTTGCCGCGCTCGCGACGTCATTGATCGCTTTTGGCTGCGGCGACGGCGATTCGCGAGGCGGCGACAATACTGCGGAAGTCGCCGCCGGCCGCGAGATTTTCCGGCATGAAACCTTCGGCGATGAAAAACTCTGGACGGATACGTTGCGCATGCACGAGGTGATCGCGTCATCGATCGACCCCGTCACTGCGTTGTCGGTCGGAATCAAGGTGGATGCCGACGCGCTGCCCGACGGCATTCTAGCCGCGGTCGACCTGAAGGATCCTGCGACTACAGTGGCACTGCTCGAGCTTGGAGCCATCGTCGGCCTCGAGGGCACGGTCGAGAACGGGCCGGGCGGGAAAGTGCTTACGAAGGTCGGCGTGACCTGTGCCCTTTGCCATTCGACCGTCGACGATTCGGTTGCGCCCGGCATCGGGCGGCGTCTCGACGGATACCCGAACCGTGATCTCGACCCGGGACTGATCCTGTCGTTGTCGCCGGCCATGGACTCGGCCGACGTGAGGACAGTGCTGCGTTCCTGGGGGCCCGGGAAATACGATGCGTATTACAATCTGGATGGCCTCAGCGATCCGGCGGTCATCCCGCCGGCATTCGGCCTTCGAGACGTGCCGCTCGAAACGTTTACCGGCGAAGGCGTGATTTCCTACTGGAACGCTTATGTCGCCGTCACGCAGATGGGCGCGCAGGGATCGTTCTCCGATCCTCGTCTCGGCATCGACATCAAGGCCGATCCCGATCTGGTCACACCGAGGCTTGATGCTCTGCGCACCTATCAGTTGAGCCTCGCCGCGCCTGCACCACCGGAAGGAAGTTTCGACGCCGAGGCGGCGGCGCGGGGAGAAGAGTTGTTTCGCGGCGATGCCCGGTGTTCCAGTTGCCACAGCGGGGCGTCATTTACCGACGCGGATCGCCGCCTTCATGCTCCGGACGAAGTCGGCACCGACCCGTTGCTGGCGTCGCGCGGGACGACCGGAAAGTACCGCACGACACCTCTCGCCGGCATCTGGCAGCACCCGCCCTACTTCCACGACGGCAGCGCGGCAACGCTTCGAGACGTCGTCGAGCACTACGACGGCCAGCTTGGTCTTGACCTCAGCGAAACCGATAAACGAGACCTCGTGGAGTATCTGAAGTCGCTGTAGGACCGTCGACCTTCGTGCTTCGGCTCGCGGGATGCGACGCGGACGAAAGCGCGCGAAATTGGAATAAGGACCCCGTGCGCGTTACGAAACGCCCCGAGGATCACGCAGCCATGATGAGCCACATGCCGGTACGCATGGCCTGGCGCTGAATGTCGCCGGTGCGAATCGTTTCGCTGCTTCCGTCGGCAACGGAGATCGTCTGCGCGCTCGGATCCGGCGCCGAGCTCGTCGGCGTTTCCCACGAATGTGACTTTCCGGCCGCAATTGTCGGCCGACCGGTGCTGACCAGTGCGCGCATCGACAGCAGCCAGTCGAGCAGCGCCATCGATCGAGCGGTGCGAAGCGTGATCCGCGATGCGCTGAGCATTTATGCGATCGATGAAGCTGCGCTGGCTGCCGCCGCTCCGGATGTGATCATCACGCAGGATCTCTGCGAGGTCTGCGCGGTCTCCATCGACGACGTGCGTCGAGCCGTCGGCCGCATCGCGGGAGAACGGCCGGTCAAGATCGTAAGCCTTCGCCCGACGCGGCTTGCGGACGTGTTCGAGGAGATCGAGTCCGTAGCACGGGCCATCGGCCGGGAAAGCCAGGGTCGAGCGCTGCGCGCATCGCTCGATCAAAGGGTAGCAGACATCGCCTCGAGGGCGCGCGCGGCTACGTCACGCCCGCGCGTGGTATCGATCGAATGGATCGAGCCGGTGATGCTCGGCGGCACCTGGATGCCCGAGATCATCGAGCTTGCCGGCGGCGATGCCGTCGGGGTAACGGCCGGTGCGCCCGCACCGACCATTGCGCCCGAAGACCTGGCGGGTCTGCGTCCGGACGTCGTCGTGATCAAGCCTTGCGGGTTCGGTCTCGAGCGCTGCCTGAGCGAGATGGAGACGATCGAGCGCACGATCTGCGAGCGGGTCGCGGCGTCGTGCAGGATCTATGCGACCGATGGCAATGCGTTCTTCAACCGGCCCGGGCCGAGGCTGGTCGAGTCGCTCGAGATCATGGCGGCCTGCGTGCACCCCGCGATGTTTCTCGATCATGCGGCGAAGCACGAAGCGGTGATCCGGCGCCTTCGTTAGTCCGCGTTCGACTGCGTTCCTACTTGCAGCAGCCAACCCACTTGCTGTCGGCGCAGTTTCGCGTCGAGCCGCCGCCGACGACCAGCGTTCCGAGCGCTCCGGTGCCGTTGTTCAGAGGGATGAAGTCGCCGCCTACGCCGAGGTGACCGGTGTTGTAGGTCCACAGCGGCGCGCCCTCGCTCAGGCTCTGACCGCACTGGCGTGTCACGCCCTGGCTCGAATCGATCGCCCAGAACGACGTCACCGTCGTGCCGTTGATGTCCTTGAGGCCCTGGAGCTTGGCGCCCTCGGATGCGAGCAACTCGCTCAGCACGCAGAAATGGCTGCCCGGGAAGTTGTCTTCGCACGCGGCGGTCGCGGCCGGCAGGCCGAGTTTCTGTTCCGCGTTCATGCGGCCCTGAAACGCGATCGCGCCGACAACGCCGGATCCGAGGGTCGTCGTCGTGGTGGTTGTCGTAGTGGTGGTGGTCGTCGGCTCGTCGCACGGACAATTCAGCGCGACCGGCTGGCCGACGGCATGCTTGAGGCAGATCAGCGCATCGCTCGCACTGATGGGCAGCGTGCCTTTGGGCGCGCAGATGCACTCGACTTCGCACGATTGCGATCCGACTGCAGCCTTGAGGATGAACAGGCAGTCGGAAGCCGCCGGCTCTCCGCCCGCGCTGAGAGGCTGGCTGCAGTCGCCTTTGTCGGCATGTGCCGAGGTCGCGGGAATCGCAGCGGCAACGAAGAGCGCAGCGAGGCACGTTGCGGCGCCAAGTCCGGCCGCGAATCGCACAGCGCTGATTCGGTCAGACAACGATACGCGAAGCGATTTTGTCTCGATCATGATGGAGCTCCGTACGGTCGGCTGTATCCGCAGCGTACGCCGGAGCGGTGCTGGTGCAACGGCGATTGTTCGCCGCACCCGTGTCGGGGTGAGCCGCAAATGATCGTCCGCGGCGCGCCGGAGAGGCGATCATGACGGCACCCGGTGTGTCATCACCAGATCCGGCGGCCGGCCCATTTTCCCACCGACTGGAAAAATGTACCTGTCCCCATTTTTTTTCTTTAGCATTTTTAACCCGGATCGGCGGGCGGCGGCGTTTCCACGATCGAAATACCGATACGGAGGAATTCCATGCGCCGCACCCTGCCCGTCGCCTTCTTCATCCTTGGTCTCGTCCGGCTCGCCGCCGCCGAGCAGCCCGACTTCTCGCTGACCATCTACAGCTCCGCCCAGCCAGGCCAGATCGGCGTCGAGGCGCTTCCCGGCTACGGCATGGCCATCCCCGGCTACGCTCTGGTTCGTGATCGCCGGCAGATGACGCTGCAGAAAGGCATCGGAGACCTGCGCTTCAGCGATGTCGCGAAGAGAATCGATCCGACGACGGTGAGCTTCTCTTCGCTGACGGACCCCGAAGGCACACGCGTGCTCGAGCAGAACTACCAGTTCGACCTGGTCAGTCAGCAGAAGCTTCTCGAGCGCTACATCGGCGCCGGCATCACCGTCGACCAGCCGCGCGGCGAGCAGGTCGACACCGTGACCGGAAAGCTCCTCTCGGCAAGCGGAGGCCTGATTCTCGAAAAAGATTCGGGCGAGATCGTGACGCTGTCGAGCTACTCGAACGTGCGCTTCCCGAGCCTGCCTGGCGGACTGATCACCAAGCCTACTCTTGCCTGGCAACTCGACGCGAAGCGCGGCGGCGTGCACGACGCGCGCGTCAGCTATCAGACGCAGGGAATGACGTGGTGGTCCGACTACAATGTGACGCTCCGCGAGTC
This sequence is a window from Candidatus Limnocylindrales bacterium. Protein-coding genes within it:
- a CDS encoding ABC transporter substrate-binding protein yields the protein MRIVSLLPSATEIVCALGSGAELVGVSHECDFPAAIVGRPVLTSARIDSSQSSSAIDRAVRSVIRDALSIYAIDEAALAAAAPDVIITQDLCEVCAVSIDDVRRAVGRIAGERPVKIVSLRPTRLADVFEEIESVARAIGRESQGRALRASLDQRVADIASRARAATSRPRVVSIEWIEPVMLGGTWMPEIIELAGGDAVGVTAGAPAPTIAPEDLAGLRPDVVVIKPCGFGLERCLSEMETIERTICERVAASCRIYATDGNAFFNRPGPRLVESLEIMAACVHPAMFLDHAAKHEAVIRRLR